The following proteins come from a genomic window of Anabrus simplex isolate iqAnaSimp1 chromosome 7, ASM4041472v1, whole genome shotgun sequence:
- the LOC136877686 gene encoding pro-resilin, with protein sequence MTKILLALAVAILAGVLAEPPVGREYLPPSRGGNGALSTQYGAPSASGRLSGGNGFGGAPSAQYGAPSTGSGRVSSPSSQYGAPSASTRLGASNGFGASAPSTQYGAPSASGRLGASNGFGVSAPSSQYGAPSAAGRLSSSSGFGASAPSTQYGAPSASGRLGASNGFGASAPSSQYSAPSAAGRLSSSTGFGASAPSTQYGAPSASGRLGASNGFGASAPSTQYGAPSSFGSAPSSQYNAPSSQYDAPSAASGASEGYNGFGRSSGRTSAGAGGYSSGASGRQSGAVSPVYGAPNGGYNYDDARARLAEDDLSEPANYEFQYAVQDAESGSDFGHQESRQEDSAVGEYRVTLPDGRTQVVEYTADGEGFNPSIRYEETAEGAAAAQRAEEIRSAKEGYSYGQGQGRGQGGPY encoded by the exons ATACTTCTAGCTTTAGCCGTCGCAATACTTGCTGGCGTCTTAGCCGAGCCTCCAGTGGGGCGCGAGTACTTGCCGCCCAGCAGAGGAGGAAATGGCGCCTTGTCAACCCAGTACGGTGCCCCAAGCGCTTCCGGTCGTCTTAGCGGTGGAAATGGCTTCGGTGGTGCTCCTTCTGCACAGTACGGTGCTCCAAGTACTGGTTCAGGACGTGTAAGTTCTCCCTCATCTCAGTACGGTGCCCCTAGCGCTTCTACACGCCTCGGTGCCTCCAATGGATTCGGTGCTTCTGCCCCATCTACTCAATACGGTGCTCCCAGCGCTTCTGGACGTCTCGGTGCCTCCAATGGTTTCGGTGTTTCTGCTCCCTCATCTCAGTATGGTGCCCCCAGCGCTGCTGGACGTCTGAGCTCCTCCAGTGGCTTCGGTGCTTCTGCCCCATCTACTCAATACGGTGCTCCCAGCGCTTCTGGACGTCTCGGTGCCTCCAATGGTTTCGGTGCTTCTGCTCCCTCATCTCAGTACAGCGCCCCTAGCGCTGCTGGACGTCTGAGTTCCTCCACTGGCTTCGGTGCTTCTGCCCCATCTACTCAATACGGTGCACCCAGCGCTTCTGGACGTCTTGGTGCCTCCAATGGTTTCGGTGCTTCTGCCCCGTCTACACAGTACGGTGCCCCTAGCTCCTTCGGTTCCGCACCCTCCAGCCAGTACAATGCTCCTTCAAGCCAGTACGATGCTCCATCTGCCGCATCTGGCGCTTCTGAAGGCTATAACGGATTTGGTCGCTCCTCCGGAAGGACTTCTGCTGGCGCTGGTGGTTACAGTTCTGGTGCTTCTGGACGTCAGAGCGGTGCTGTTTCCCCCGTGTACGGTGCCCCCAACGGTGGATACAACTACGACGATGCCCGAGCTCGTCTTGCTGAAGACGACCTCTCA GAGCCAGCCAACTACGAATTCCAGTACGCAGTTCAGGATGCTGAGTCTGGTAGCGACTTTGGCCACCAAGAGAGCAGGCAGGAGGACAGTGCTGTGGGTGAATACCGAGTGACTCTCCCTGATGGACGTACACAGGTGGTCGAGTACACAGCTGATGGTGAGGGCTTCAACCCCAGCATCAGGTACGAGGAGACCGCTGAAGGTGCCGCCGCTGCCCAGAGGGCTGAAGAGATCAGGAGCGCCAAGGAAGGATACAGCTACGGCCAAGGTCAAGGACGAGGACAAGGAGGTCCTTACTAA